AGTGAACTTAATTACATCTTAATAAATTTATTTAAATAAAAAAAGAGCCTTAAACAAAGGCTCTTTCTAAACTAATTACTCAGCTGATATAGCTGAAACAGGACATCCACCTGCACAAGCTCCACAGTCAACACAAGCATCTGATATTCCGTATTTTCCATCATCAGTTGCAGCGATTGCTCCTACTGGACAAGTTCCTTCACAAGCTCCACATCCTATACAAGCATCTTTATCTATTACGTGCATTAAAAATCCCTCCTAATATTCATTTAATTTTTTAACTAATTAAATTCTATATCATTTTCTAAATCTTGTCAAGTGTAATTTAAAAAAAATGTTGTATTTTCAAACACTTATATTTTGAATGCCAAATAATTTAATGCACATTCACCCTATTTAGTTCAAGCATCATGCTCTAATAAATCATTAGCTTTTATTATAGTTGTTAATTTCCTTCCATACTCTTCTCTTATTTCAGAATAATTATTCAAATGTTTTACTAATTTTAATGAGTTTTCTCCATTAACTATAGCAGCTCTAAGTTGTTTATATGCCCCATGTCTTGCTAATGTCATTATGTAATCTTTCACTGAGTCATCTATAGTATCATATTTTTTATAATAAGTTCCTTTTCCTACTTTAATACTTCTATTCTGATCCTTTGAGAAAGATTTCATTCCAAAAAGATTATTTGCTTTTTTAGCTACATTTGAAGTCCCCCAGCCACTTTCCAATGAAGCTTGAGCTATTATCAGTGAAGTAGGTGGTACTATCATTTTATTTAAAAGTTCATCAGTATTCATATTTTTTACTTTATATTTTGTAAAAGCATTATTCAAAATATCTTTTTCTTCTTGAGTTCTTACACCTTTTTCTATTATTTTCTTTACCTGCTCTTTTTCAGTCTTTATCTCTGTTTCAATATTTTCAATTATTGGTACAAGTGTTTGTATAAATAATTTTTTTCTTTCATTACCTTGTATTGCACTAAAATCAATTCTTTTATTTAGATAAAACTGTTTATTTTTTAGTTCACTTTCATTTATTGTAGTTCCTGAAAAAGCAGTAAAAGAAAAAAGAAAAATTAATAATATAAATATTTTTTTCCTCATTTTTTCCTCCGAGTTAATAAAGTTAGCAGAAAATCCAATTGATTTTCTTAATATTGTTATATTGACCACTATCTCTGGTGATCAAATTTTCTGCTTATCCCCATATCAGCGTCAGAATACATCTTTCAGAACATTAATTTATGAATCTTCAAAAAAGATATATTTTTTAATTAAATAACAATATATTATACCATACTAATCGAAAAAAAGATAACTTTTTTTGCTCATTTTTAGTAAAAAAATAAAAAGCTCTCTAAAGAAAGAGAGCTTTAATATTATATTTAGATTTATTTAATTGTCGCTTTTTATCCAGTTCTCTTCTCCATTTATTAATAGAGGAAGAGAAATAGTTGCATCTTCAGTTGGTGTAAGTTTAAATTCATTTTCCAATATAACATTTTTACCTGTATTATCTTTAAATTCTATAATTAATTTATGCTTTGGTCCTTTTACATATACCATAGCTTTTTTATTCACTCTAATCTTCTTAGCTTTTTCTCCATTTATAGAATATGAAACATCTATAGCTGTGTATTCTCCAACTTTTTTATTATCAATAAATACTCTGTGTTGCTTTCCACTAATAAATAATGCAGCTGCAATCCCTAAAAGGACCACTATTAATATTATCCAATTTCTTGCTATTTTCATTAGTTACCACCTGCCTGATTAGAGTTCATCTCAAGTATTCTTTTTCTCTCTGCTTCTTTTTCTTTCTCTCTTCTCCACTGATGTAGGATAAGAACTAAAGCAATTATTCCATAAGACACAAACACTCTAAAATACTCTCCTATCTGGGCTGAACCTATAAGTTCTTTCCCTGCTCTTGGAGCTAATACGAACATAGTATGAAAAAGAATTACTCCACTAAGTGCATTTGGAATACTAGCTTTAGATACAGTTGCTCCTCCTATTAAAAGAGCTGCAATAGCAAACATTCCTATCTGTTCATGACTGTTATATGTATTCATAGTTCCAATATTTTGAAGAAATATGAGTTGACCTATTCCAGCAAGAATAGTGGAAATAACAATTGCTAATATTCTTGTTCTGTCAACTGCAATACCTGATGATTTAGAAACTTCTATATCCTGACCAATTGCTCTCATATCTTGACCTAGCTTAGTTTTTCTAAACCAAACTATAAAAAAACATAAAAGCACTATAGCTAAAATAGTCAAAACAGGAATAGAGTACTGTCCTATGTTAAAAACTATTCCATCATCTAAAGCCCTTCTTATATTTTTAAGATCTATTGCATTTCTTATTCCATGTCCTCTTGAAAGAAGTATAGCTTCATTTTTTATAGGTATTACTTTTCCCATTCCATATAAAACTAAAAGCTGATATACACCATTGATAAAAAATCCAAGTATCATAGATGTAATCATTTCCCTTCCTTTTGCTCTATTTAAAACAATTCCACCTACATATCCCATAAGGGCTGCTATTGGAAGAGTTATAATAACAGCAAGAAAAAATCCCTGCAGTCCAACTATATTCCAGTCAGTGATAAATATTAAAGCTATCTGTCCTGCCATTGCTCCTAACACTATACCAAAATTTAATCCCATTCCTGCTATTATAGGTATTAAAAGAGATAATACCAAGAATAAATTACGAGATAATCTTAAAATTATTTCCTGAATAAGATACTCTATACTTAACCCTGATATAGGTATAGATAAAAGTATTATTATTACCATAAATATAGGAACTATATTATTCACTAAAAATTTTTTAATTTTATTTTCCACTTCCAGCACCTTCCTTTCTTGTCAAAGCATATAGTATCATTCCATTAGATACTATAATTCTTATTGTTTCTGACATATCTGTCTGAATTATATTATTAACAACTGAAGGAGTCATTGTC
Above is a window of Fusobacterium varium DNA encoding:
- a CDS encoding Ferredoxin, which translates into the protein MHVIDKDACIGCGACEGTCPVGAIAATDDGKYGISDACVDCGACAGGCPVSAISAE
- the lytG gene encoding Exo-glucosaminidase lytG precursor — encoded protein: MRKKIFILLIFLFSFTAFSGTTINESELKNKQFYLNKRIDFSAIQGNERKKLFIQTLVPIIENIETEIKTEKEQVKKIIEKGVRTQEEKDILNNAFTKYKVKNMNTDELLNKMIVPPTSLIIAQASLESGWGTSNVAKKANNLFGMKSFSKDQNRSIKVGKGTYYKKYDTIDDSVKDYIMTLARHGAYKQLRAAIVNGENSLKLVKHLNNYSEIREEYGRKLTTIIKANDLLEHDA
- a CDS encoding beta-methylgalactoside transporter inner membrane component, which codes for MENKIKKFLVNNIVPIFMVIIILLSIPISGLSIEYLIQEIILRLSRNLFLVLSLLIPIIAGMGLNFGIVLGAMAGQIALIFITDWNIVGLQGFFLAVIITLPIAALMGYVGGIVLNRAKGREMITSMILGFFINGVYQLLVLYGMGKVIPIKNEAILLSRGHGIRNAIDLKNIRRALDDGIVFNIGQYSIPVLTILAIVLLCFFIVWFRKTKLGQDMRAIGQDIEVSKSSGIAVDRTRILAIVISTILAGIGQLIFLQNIGTMNTYNSHEQIGMFAIAALLIGGATVSKASIPNALSGVILFHTMFVLAPRAGKELIGSAQIGEYFRVFVSYGIIALVLILHQWRREKEKEAERKRILEMNSNQAGGN